From the genome of Scytonema hofmannii PCC 7110, one region includes:
- a CDS encoding type II toxin-antitoxin system Phd/YefM family antitoxin: MLDISRGINSLSNFKRNTTEFMEQLRKTGKPVVLTVNGKAELVVQDVESYQKLLELVERLETIEAVKVALQEMKEGKGEPVDEVFKEIMQSLDEK, from the coding sequence GTGTTAGATATCAGCAGAGGTATTAATTCTCTCTCAAACTTCAAGCGAAATACCACTGAGTTCATGGAACAGTTACGGAAAACAGGTAAGCCAGTAGTTCTAACGGTTAACGGGAAAGCCGAGCTTGTAGTGCAAGATGTAGAATCTTATCAAAAGTTGCTTGAGCTTGTCGAAAGGCTTGAGACAATTGAAGCGGTCAAAGTAGCACTGCAAGAGATGAAGGAAGGAAAAGGGGAGCCTGTAGACGAGGTATTTAAGGAGATTATGCAATCGCTGGATGAGAAATGA
- the argJ gene encoding bifunctional glutamate N-acetyltransferase/amino-acid acetyltransferase ArgJ: MQLTASSIPQGFSTFVTNLGIRDTREDFLFVKSDVESVADGVFTQSLFAGSSVTISRENLKDSKAQGIIVISKNANVANGVVGKTDAEEIIQIVSTETGVPANNILIASTGVIGRRYPMEKIRAGLSGIGKKLASADFHLASRAIMTTDNTPKLATRQVGNAKLVGIAKGVGMIEPNMATLLTFFFTDAAIPPDVLRSIFRPTIDKTFNCLSVDTDTSTSDTAIILANGLAGEVQEHEFTRALYEIAHELTLMVARDAEGATKVIEVMVDSASNYAQARRVAKAIVNSPLVKTAVYGADPNWGRVAMAMGKCESAREINPDNVVIRFDDIQLYPNSSNEENLEQLRQVMSKDKVNIHVSLNIGEASATVWGCDLSEGYVDTNSKYST; the protein is encoded by the coding sequence ATGCAATTAACGGCATCTTCCATACCTCAAGGATTTAGTACATTTGTGACTAATTTGGGAATACGAGATACTCGCGAGGATTTTTTATTTGTTAAATCAGACGTTGAAAGTGTTGCTGATGGAGTCTTTACTCAAAGTCTTTTTGCTGGCTCAAGCGTGACAATTAGCCGTGAGAACTTAAAGGATTCAAAAGCACAAGGAATTATTGTGATCTCTAAAAATGCAAATGTTGCTAATGGTGTTGTTGGCAAAACGGATGCAGAAGAAATTATACAAATTGTTTCTACTGAAACTGGAGTTCCAGCAAACAATATTTTGATAGCTTCTACAGGTGTCATTGGGAGACGTTACCCAATGGAAAAAATTCGAGCAGGTTTATCAGGTATAGGAAAAAAATTAGCTTCTGCTGATTTTCATTTAGCCTCTCGTGCTATTATGACCACCGATAATACACCTAAATTGGCAACACGGCAAGTTGGTAATGCCAAACTAGTAGGAATTGCCAAAGGTGTCGGTATGATTGAGCCTAATATGGCAACACTACTTACTTTCTTTTTTACAGATGCTGCAATTCCTCCAGATGTACTGCGTTCTATTTTTCGACCCACTATAGATAAAACTTTTAATTGCCTGAGTGTAGACACTGACACTTCTACTAGTGATACTGCTATTATTCTTGCTAATGGTTTGGCTGGAGAAGTTCAGGAACATGAATTTACGCGTGCATTATATGAAATTGCTCATGAGTTAACCTTAATGGTTGCGCGAGATGCAGAAGGCGCTACTAAAGTGATTGAGGTGATGGTAGATTCAGCTAGCAATTATGCACAAGCTAGACGAGTTGCCAAAGCAATTGTGAATTCGCCATTGGTGAAAACTGCAGTGTATGGAGCAGATCCAAATTGGGGAAGAGTGGCTATGGCGATGGGAAAATGTGAAAGCGCTCGCGAAATCAATCCAGATAATGTTGTCATTAGATTTGATGATATTCAACTTTATCCGAATAGTTCAAATGAGGAAAATCTCGAACAATTGCGACAAGTTATGTCAAAGGATAAAGTGAATATCCATGTAAGCCTTAATATTGGTGAAGCTTCTGCAACTGTATGGGGGTGCGACTTATCAGAAGGGTATGTAGACACTAATTCTAAATATTCAACTTAG
- the trpC gene encoding indole-3-glycerol phosphate synthase TrpC yields MLQIDNQAIAQSFKPRHILEEIVRYKQQEVSKRRELLPFPNLLNQIATAPSVRDFLFALQNNSKKPSLIAEVKKASPSKGVICADFDPVKIAQAYERGGASCLSVLTDEKFFQGSFRNLQVIRQKVTLPLLCKEFIIDAYQIYLARVSGADAILLIAAILSDDTLQEFINLARYLGMSVLIEVHTLTELDRVLALSNVQLVGINNRNLEDFTVDLEITQHLLAQRGEKLDSMDITVVSESGLYTSADLDLVAQAGAKAVLVGESLVKQKNLEQAVKVLLNL; encoded by the coding sequence ATGCTTCAAATAGATAACCAAGCGATCGCTCAATCGTTCAAACCTCGCCATATTCTTGAAGAGATTGTACGTTACAAACAACAAGAAGTTTCCAAAAGACGCGAGCTATTACCTTTCCCCAATTTACTCAATCAAATTGCTACGGCTCCTTCTGTTCGAGACTTTCTCTTTGCTTTACAAAACAATTCCAAGAAACCGAGTTTAATTGCAGAAGTTAAGAAAGCTTCACCCAGTAAAGGAGTTATTTGTGCTGATTTCGATCCTGTGAAAATTGCTCAAGCTTACGAACGAGGTGGTGCTTCTTGTCTATCAGTGCTGACTGACGAAAAATTCTTCCAAGGTAGTTTTAGAAATTTGCAGGTTATCAGACAAAAGGTCACATTACCTTTGCTATGTAAGGAATTTATCATTGATGCTTATCAAATTTACTTAGCACGCGTGAGTGGTGCAGATGCTATTCTACTGATTGCTGCTATCTTATCAGATGACACTCTTCAAGAGTTTATCAATCTTGCTCGATATCTTGGCATGAGTGTTCTTATAGAAGTGCATACTCTTACTGAACTTGATAGAGTTTTGGCACTATCAAATGTACAATTAGTAGGTATTAACAATCGCAATCTTGAAGATTTTACTGTTGATTTAGAAATCACTCAGCATTTGTTAGCACAGCGCGGAGAAAAATTAGACAGCATGGATATTACAGTTGTCAGTGAGTCGGGATTGTATACATCTGCTGATTTGGATTTAGTTGCTCAGGCTGGTGCTAAGGCTGTTTTGGTAGGAGAATCTTTAGTGAAGCAAAAAAATTTAGAGCAGGCTGTTAAGGTTTTGTTGAATTTATAA
- the trpD gene encoding anthranilate phosphoribosyltransferase yields the protein MVSAPVQVAKDAFNYEPPNWSALLQQLLDGESLTVSQASDLMYGWLTEGIPPALSGAILAAIQAKGVSAEELLGMVKVLYTQSIKATLRDSVVGNSPLVDTCGTGGDGASTFNISTAVAFTVAASGVKVAKHGNRSASGKTGSADVLEALGLNLKASSKRTQEAVDAVGITFLFAPDWHPALKAIAPLRKTLKVRTIFNLLGPLINPLRPTGQVIGVNKPALVETFAKVLYQLGTHRAVALYGREKLDEAGLGDKTDLAVVSNKQMHLLELDPRDLGITPAPISELKGGDVRENAEILKAVLQGKGTQAQQDIVALNTALALYVGEAVSETGDYFETLTNACAIAKDILQSGLAWNKLEQLSQFLQ from the coding sequence ATGGTATCAGCACCAGTTCAAGTTGCAAAAGATGCTTTCAATTACGAACCTCCCAATTGGTCTGCTTTATTACAGCAATTGCTAGATGGTGAATCACTGACAGTTTCTCAAGCTTCCGATTTGATGTATGGTTGGCTGACAGAAGGTATTCCACCTGCGCTGTCGGGTGCAATTTTAGCAGCAATTCAGGCGAAGGGTGTATCTGCTGAAGAATTGTTGGGTATGGTTAAAGTTCTATATACCCAGTCCATCAAAGCGACACTACGAGACAGCGTTGTTGGTAACTCACCACTCGTTGATACCTGTGGAACTGGCGGAGATGGAGCATCAACGTTTAATATTTCTACAGCTGTTGCTTTTACGGTTGCCGCATCTGGGGTAAAAGTTGCCAAGCACGGTAATCGTTCGGCATCGGGTAAAACTGGTTCGGCTGACGTATTGGAAGCTTTGGGTTTAAATCTCAAAGCCAGCAGTAAGAGAACTCAAGAAGCCGTGGACGCAGTTGGCATTACTTTTCTATTTGCACCAGATTGGCATCCTGCTCTTAAAGCGATCGCTCCTTTACGAAAAACTCTCAAAGTCCGCACAATTTTTAACCTACTCGGTCCACTGATTAATCCTTTAAGACCAACCGGACAAGTTATTGGAGTGAATAAGCCAGCTTTGGTAGAAACGTTTGCTAAAGTTTTGTATCAATTAGGAACTCATCGGGCTGTTGCGTTGTATGGACGCGAAAAATTAGATGAAGCAGGGCTAGGAGATAAAACTGACTTAGCTGTTGTGTCTAACAAACAAATGCACTTGCTAGAACTCGATCCGCGAGACTTGGGTATTACTCCAGCGCCAATTAGCGAACTCAAGGGTGGAGATGTCCGAGAAAATGCAGAAATTCTCAAAGCTGTTCTTCAAGGGAAAGGGACTCAAGCACAGCAGGATATTGTTGCTCTCAATACAGCTTTAGCACTGTATGTTGGTGAAGCGGTATCGGAGACTGGCGATTATTTTGAGACTTTGACTAACGCCTGTGCGATCGCGAAAGATATTCTTCAAAGCGGTCTTGCTTGGAATAAGTTAGAACAACTTTCTCAATTTCTTCAATAA
- a CDS encoding type II toxin-antitoxin system RelE/ParE family toxin, which translates to MKYRVIILPVAKADMKTAAKWIRQNDSSEKAKAWVSEINKAIVTLSTFPARCALAPISDTFEEEIRQLLYGQGRGIYRILFTIQDETVVVLRVLHSARDIDSEF; encoded by the coding sequence ATGAAATATCGAGTCATTATTCTTCCAGTAGCAAAAGCTGATATGAAAACAGCAGCTAAATGGATCCGGCAGAATGATTCTTCAGAGAAGGCAAAAGCCTGGGTGAGTGAAATAAATAAAGCTATTGTAACTCTCAGTACTTTCCCTGCTCGATGTGCCTTAGCTCCTATTAGTGATACTTTTGAAGAAGAAATACGGCAACTACTTTATGGACAAGGACGGGGGATATATCGCATCCTTTTTACTATTCAAGATGAAACAGTTGTAGTACTTCGCGTACTTCATAGCGCAAGAGATATTGATTCAGAGTTTTAA
- a CDS encoding DUF6174 domain-containing protein — MRLPVAIAIGMGIMLSLSSTTPVLSEPFRRPTQSSAANNLDLRRLRFNQNLWNERNIVNYRYTLSNSCFCIPDARGPVIIEVRNGQTTSITSVETGQPVSNPEFFQQYDTIPKLFNVIQDAIKRRAESVNAQYNAKFGYPTQISIDYSAQIADEEVYLTIENFAEIR, encoded by the coding sequence ATGCGCTTACCTGTTGCTATCGCTATTGGTATGGGGATCATGCTGTCTTTAAGTTCAACCACTCCAGTATTATCTGAACCTTTCAGACGACCAACACAATCGTCAGCAGCAAATAATTTGGACTTAAGACGGTTGCGATTTAATCAAAATCTCTGGAATGAACGGAATATTGTCAACTATCGCTATACACTTAGCAATAGTTGCTTCTGTATACCTGATGCAAGAGGACCAGTCATCATTGAAGTCCGAAACGGTCAAACAACTTCCATCACTTCTGTTGAAACAGGTCAACCAGTCAGTAATCCAGAATTTTTTCAGCAATACGATACAATTCCCAAGCTTTTTAATGTAATTCAAGATGCTATTAAGCGTAGAGCAGAGAGCGTAAATGCTCAATACAATGCTAAATTCGGCTACCCAACCCAAATTAGTATTGATTACAGTGCTCAAATAGCTGATGAAGAAGTCTATTTAACTATTGAGAATTTTGCAGAAATTCGATAG
- the trpB gene encoding tryptophan synthase subunit beta, translated as MLANDTSLFTQQPDTLGRFGRFGGKYVPETLMSALSELEIAFKKYQNDPLFQQELQPLLRDYVGRATPLYFAERLTTHYQKPDGTGPQIYLKREDLNHTGAHKINNALAQVLLAKRMGKKRIVAETGAGQHGVATATVCARFGLQCVIYMGIHDMERQALNVFRMKLMGAEVRGVEAGTGTLKDATSEAIRDWVTNVETTHYILGSVAGPHPYPMIVREFQAIIGKETRVQCEEKWGGLPDILLACVGGGSNAIGLFHEFLNEQSVRIIGVEAAGEGIDTEKHAATLTKGRIGVLHGAMSFVLQDEDGQIVEAHSISAGLDYPGVGPEHSYLKDMERAEYYSVTDSQALAAFQRLSQLEGIIPALETSHAIAFLEILCPQLTGSPRIVISCSGRGDKDVQTVANLKKGIGSGE; from the coding sequence ATGTTAGCAAACGATACTTCCCTCTTCACCCAACAACCCGATACACTAGGTCGATTTGGTCGATTTGGCGGTAAATACGTCCCAGAAACATTAATGTCCGCCCTCAGCGAATTAGAAATTGCTTTTAAAAAATATCAAAACGACCCCCTCTTTCAACAAGAACTCCAACCACTTCTACGCGACTACGTTGGACGTGCGACCCCTCTTTACTTTGCAGAACGGCTCACCACTCACTATCAAAAACCTGATGGAACAGGACCACAAATCTATCTCAAACGCGAAGACTTAAACCATACAGGAGCACATAAAATTAACAATGCTTTAGCGCAAGTGCTTTTAGCAAAGCGGATGGGGAAAAAGCGCATTGTTGCAGAAACAGGAGCAGGTCAACATGGTGTTGCTACTGCTACAGTCTGTGCTCGTTTTGGCTTGCAGTGCGTCATTTATATGGGCATTCATGATATGGAAAGACAAGCCCTCAATGTCTTCCGTATGAAGTTGATGGGAGCAGAAGTACGAGGTGTGGAAGCAGGGACTGGAACCCTAAAAGATGCAACCAGTGAAGCAATTCGGGATTGGGTCACAAATGTAGAAACAACCCATTACATCTTAGGTTCTGTTGCTGGACCCCATCCTTATCCCATGATTGTACGAGAATTTCAGGCAATTATTGGTAAAGAAACTCGCGTTCAATGTGAGGAAAAATGGGGAGGGCTTCCAGATATTCTTTTGGCTTGTGTAGGTGGCGGTTCTAATGCCATTGGGCTGTTCCATGAATTTTTAAATGAACAATCTGTACGCATAATTGGCGTTGAAGCAGCCGGTGAAGGTATTGATACTGAGAAACACGCAGCAACTTTAACAAAAGGACGCATAGGTGTTTTGCATGGTGCAATGAGTTTTGTGCTTCAAGATGAAGATGGTCAAATTGTGGAAGCACATTCTATTAGTGCTGGTTTGGATTATCCCGGTGTTGGACCAGAACATAGTTATTTAAAGGATATGGAACGTGCTGAATATTACAGCGTTACAGACTCTCAGGCTTTAGCCGCGTTCCAACGACTGTCTCAATTAGAAGGAATTATTCCAGCACTAGAAACATCTCATGCGATCGCATTTCTAGAAATCCTGTGTCCGCAATTAACGGGTAGCCCCCGAATTGTCATCAGCTGTTCTGGGCGTGGTGATAAGGATGTACAGACAGTTGCCAACTTGAAGAAGGGAATAGGGAGTGGGGAGTAG
- a CDS encoding GH3 auxin-responsive promoter family protein yields MTFSITKLSDVKSAPVDRLIYSNSFTKSSDFYKTSMANFFFSLLSTAARQSKANFVRKTRRISAVQENFLRNLLLAHQDTELGRKYGLRDIKTIDRFREQVPILPYSSYEPYTTRIAKGEANILTAEPVAHLIQTSGSTGKKKLVPVTRRTQKSLERAYWTSTGFLCEALSARGLEFGKIMVTKSVQLQGRTTGGIEYGTAGEVNLRMSKFICQQLFANPYETLQVADSLARHYICLLFALREESMRGMAESFPMLILRNCSYLERYAEELIRDIDTGAIASWLKIDPELRAKLEKGWFANPKRAAQLKEIWKSLGRIVPKLAWPNLSFIIAARGGTSDFYFERFPTYFGDIPEFGAGYSTSEAIFSIYHDLNDDSSILAIEQGFFEFISEDQWEAEHPKTLLANEVKTGERYRILVTNYSGFYRYDIGDIVEVLGFYEQTPLIVFRYRRGGLLSAINEKTTEFHVTQVMQALQRDFSVPLEDFCITLSENDFPSYYLVNIELASGHTLSNPQAFLANFDSKLKEIHISYEVNRRDQVPPPRLRILAPGSFATLRQRQLQNGIPDGQLKVPHISENRAFLTGLPVQHEVRLAVTSDQ; encoded by the coding sequence ATGACTTTCAGCATAACAAAGCTTTCTGATGTAAAATCAGCACCTGTGGATAGACTGATATACAGTAATTCTTTCACAAAAAGCTCTGACTTTTACAAAACCTCAATGGCAAATTTCTTTTTTTCACTTTTAAGCACTGCAGCCAGACAGTCGAAAGCAAATTTTGTGAGAAAAACTCGTCGAATCAGTGCAGTGCAAGAGAATTTTTTACGCAACCTGTTGCTGGCACATCAAGATACTGAACTAGGTCGGAAATATGGGCTAAGAGATATCAAAACTATCGATCGCTTTCGAGAGCAAGTCCCAATTCTACCTTACAGCAGCTATGAACCTTATACTACGCGCATAGCAAAAGGTGAAGCAAACATTCTGACAGCAGAACCAGTGGCTCACCTCATTCAGACTAGTGGTTCGACTGGAAAAAAGAAACTAGTCCCAGTGACTCGGCGAACTCAGAAATCTTTGGAAAGGGCTTATTGGACGAGTACTGGCTTTTTATGTGAGGCGCTTTCAGCACGGGGGCTAGAGTTTGGTAAAATAATGGTGACCAAGTCAGTACAGCTGCAAGGACGTACCACTGGCGGTATTGAGTATGGCACAGCTGGTGAAGTTAACCTTCGCATGAGTAAGTTTATCTGTCAGCAGCTATTTGCTAACCCTTATGAAACCCTACAGGTAGCGGATAGCTTGGCGCGTCATTATATTTGTTTGCTATTCGCCTTGCGTGAAGAGTCCATGCGGGGGATGGCGGAAAGCTTTCCCATGCTTATATTGCGGAATTGCAGTTATTTAGAACGCTACGCAGAAGAATTAATCCGAGATATCGATACTGGAGCGATCGCAAGTTGGTTAAAAATCGATCCAGAACTGCGAGCAAAATTAGAGAAGGGATGGTTTGCCAATCCCAAGCGAGCCGCACAATTAAAAGAAATCTGGAAATCCCTTGGACGAATAGTCCCCAAACTCGCTTGGCCTAATTTGTCATTTATTATCGCTGCACGTGGAGGAACGTCAGACTTTTATTTTGAGCGATTTCCTACCTACTTTGGAGATATACCAGAATTTGGCGCAGGCTATTCCACCTCAGAAGCTATTTTTAGCATTTACCACGACCTGAATGACGATAGCAGTATCTTAGCGATTGAGCAGGGCTTTTTTGAGTTTATTTCAGAAGACCAATGGGAAGCAGAGCATCCCAAAACCTTACTAGCCAATGAAGTAAAAACTGGAGAGCGGTATCGCATTTTGGTAACTAATTATAGTGGTTTCTACCGTTACGACATTGGTGACATTGTGGAAGTTCTTGGGTTTTACGAACAAACACCCCTAATCGTTTTTCGCTACCGTCGAGGCGGACTGCTTTCTGCAATAAATGAGAAGACAACTGAATTTCACGTAACACAAGTAATGCAGGCTTTGCAACGAGACTTCAGCGTACCCTTAGAAGATTTTTGTATCACCTTGTCCGAAAATGATTTCCCATCCTACTATTTAGTAAACATTGAACTTGCCTCTGGTCATACACTCAGCAATCCCCAAGCCTTCCTAGCCAACTTTGACAGCAAGCTAAAGGAAATTCATATTTCCTACGAAGTCAACCGCCGGGATCAAGTACCACCTCCCCGACTCCGAATCTTAGCGCCAGGTAGCTTTGCGACCCTCCGCCAACGCCAACTGCAAAATGGCATTCCAGATGGGCAATTGAAAGTCCCTCATATTAGTGAAAATAGGGCTTTTCTTACTGGTTTACCAGTTCAACATGAGGTTAGGTTAGCAGTGACCAGTGACCAGTGA
- a CDS encoding MFS transporter → MTNISFSKQAPTLLVLLAAGCLTSMTGGIVAPVFPEIVEQLRIDPGWAGTVVSIHTLMTALSSPVLGILADRIGKLKVLIFSLICYALFGAAGGLMQNFDSLLWTRALLGVSNGGIAAASIGLLGGMYEGESRSRVMGYATSALATASIIFPLLGGWLGSTHWRFAFCLYVLALPVALAAALVLKKRKFQQAATLDLTNTQKLSTSLLKPSVLILLLVLGLASGIFYVVIVYAPLYFKAAIGADTVLNGAILASRAIGAAIMSAVGASLLAKRFGVTPAIGVGFGLMALTLITIPHLQHIQLALIAALLFGMGFGIVMPNLYSILSDLSPVNQRSGILAIGTGISSLGQFLSPVFLGPVWKSSGETVFYVAGAVGIVISFLSFLSQKNINSDQGSVTSDGSR, encoded by the coding sequence ATGACCAACATTTCTTTTTCTAAGCAGGCTCCCACACTATTAGTACTATTGGCGGCAGGCTGTCTAACTAGCATGACGGGTGGTATCGTGGCACCTGTTTTTCCAGAGATTGTAGAGCAACTACGGATCGATCCGGGGTGGGCAGGAACTGTTGTCAGTATACACACTTTGATGACCGCCCTCTCCAGTCCAGTGCTGGGTATTTTGGCAGACCGTATCGGTAAACTGAAAGTCTTGATTTTCTCTCTAATCTGCTATGCTTTGTTTGGCGCAGCAGGGGGCTTAATGCAGAACTTTGACTCTCTGCTATGGACGCGTGCTCTATTGGGTGTAAGTAATGGCGGTATTGCAGCTGCCAGTATAGGTCTGCTGGGTGGTATGTATGAAGGAGAGTCGCGATCGCGAGTTATGGGTTACGCTACTAGTGCGCTAGCAACTGCCAGTATAATCTTTCCTCTCTTAGGCGGATGGTTAGGGTCTACTCACTGGCGATTTGCTTTCTGTCTTTACGTCTTGGCATTGCCTGTAGCGCTAGCAGCAGCGTTGGTTTTAAAAAAAAGAAAGTTTCAACAAGCAGCGACTCTTGACTTAACTAACACCCAAAAGCTAAGTACAAGCCTGCTAAAGCCTAGTGTTCTGATACTTTTGTTGGTACTGGGACTTGCCTCAGGTATATTCTATGTCGTGATTGTTTATGCTCCTCTTTATTTTAAAGCTGCCATTGGAGCTGATACGGTACTCAATGGCGCGATTCTCGCTTCAAGAGCCATCGGCGCGGCTATCATGTCCGCAGTAGGTGCTAGTTTGCTAGCCAAGAGATTCGGGGTTACCCCAGCTATTGGTGTGGGCTTTGGGTTGATGGCGCTCACATTAATCACAATTCCCCATCTGCAACACATTCAATTAGCTTTGATCGCTGCGCTTTTATTTGGAATGGGATTTGGCATCGTTATGCCCAATCTTTACAGTATATTATCTGACTTATCCCCTGTAAATCAGCGTTCTGGTATATTGGCGATCGGCACGGGAATTTCTTCCTTAGGACAATTTTTGTCCCCAGTTTTTCTCGGACCCGTGTGGAAAAGCAGTGGTGAAACCGTGTTTTATGTAGCAGGTGCTGTAGGGATCGTCATTAGTTTTCTCAGTTTCTTAAGCCAAAAAAACATTAACAGTGACCAGGGATCGGTGACCAGTGACGGTTCACGGTGA
- the trpA gene encoding tryptophan synthase subunit alpha — protein sequence MTSISQRFESLRKNNQCALIPFITAGDPNLESTAQALQILDSNGADFIELGVPYSDPLADGPVIQAAATRALKKETRLAHVLEMAQEITPSLRSPLILFTYYNPILNLGIQPFLKQIAASGIKGLVVPDLPLEEASELLNSATQVGIETTLLVTPTSSKERIEAISQQSQGFIYLVSVTGVTGVRSQLQGRVKDVLKEIRNVTNKPIGIGFGISSPEQARQALNWGADAVIVGSAFVQRLAEGTPQQGLETIKTFCQELKASISVANIR from the coding sequence ATGACTTCTATTTCTCAACGTTTTGAATCTTTACGCAAGAATAACCAGTGTGCTCTAATTCCTTTTATCACAGCTGGTGACCCCAATCTGGAAAGCACAGCACAAGCTCTACAAATTTTAGATTCTAATGGTGCTGACTTTATCGAATTAGGAGTTCCTTACTCAGATCCACTAGCAGATGGACCAGTCATTCAAGCAGCAGCAACCCGTGCTTTAAAAAAAGAAACTCGCTTGGCTCATGTTTTGGAAATGGCTCAAGAAATAACCCCCAGTTTGCGATCGCCTCTCATTTTATTCACATACTACAACCCCATTTTAAACCTAGGTATTCAACCATTCCTCAAACAAATTGCAGCTTCAGGAATCAAAGGATTAGTCGTACCCGATCTACCTCTAGAAGAAGCCAGCGAACTGCTAAATTCCGCCACTCAAGTTGGAATCGAAACCACATTGCTAGTCACCCCAACCAGTTCCAAAGAACGCATAGAAGCAATTAGCCAACAATCTCAAGGATTTATTTACCTAGTAAGCGTCACAGGAGTCACAGGAGTACGCTCGCAACTGCAAGGGCGAGTTAAAGACGTACTAAAAGAAATCCGAAACGTTACAAACAAACCCATCGGAATTGGTTTCGGTATTTCAAGTCCAGAACAAGCTCGCCAAGCCCTTAACTGGGGTGCAGATGCAGTCATTGTAGGAAGTGCTTTTGTCCAACGTTTAGCAGAAGGAACACCCCAACAAGGACTAGAAACAATTAAAACCTTCTGTCAAGAATTGAAAGCATCAATATCAGTAGCGAATATTCGCTAA